From a single Bos indicus isolate NIAB-ARS_2022 breed Sahiwal x Tharparkar chromosome 11, NIAB-ARS_B.indTharparkar_mat_pri_1.0, whole genome shotgun sequence genomic region:
- the EGR4 gene encoding early growth response protein 4 isoform X1 translates to MLHLSEFSGPDALLVKSTEGCCSEPSTDLTRLPARDPPAATGYPAAGDFLSWALSSCGAGEYLTDSCLLEGPAPTPPPGLGYSGSFFIQAVPEHPHDPEALFNLMSGILGLTPFPGAEAAASRSPLDASFPAGSDALLPGPPDLFSPDPGAAAFPEAFWEASPSAGAPSQCLYEPHLSAPDVKPGLRAPPASPALDTASAFKGPYSPWELLSAGAPGSCGSQGGYQAAPEARFPTTGAKIEDLLSISCPAELPGGPASRLYTMGTYDAFPLAPGDLGEGAESLPGLLTPPSGEGGSSGEGGEFLDGTQPELSPLGLRSATADFPKPLVADIPGSSAVPEPPVPPPAPFPPAKARRKGRRGGKCSARCFCPRPHAKAFACPVESCVRSFARSDELNRHLRIHTGHKPFQCRICLRNFSRSDHLTTHVRTHTGEKPFACDVCGRRFARSDEKKRHSKVHLKQKARAEERLKGLGFYSLGLSFAAL, encoded by the exons ATGCTCCACCTTAGCGAGTTTTCCGGCCCCGACGCGCTCCTAGTAAAGTCTACCGAGGGCTGTTGCTCTGAACCCAGTACCGACCTAACCCGGCTGCCCGCCAGGGACCCACCCGCAGCCACCGGCTATCCGGCAG CAGGTGATTTCTTGAGCTGGGCCTTGAGCAGCTGTGGCGCCGGGGAGTACTTAACCGACTCCTGCCTCCTGGAGGGGCCTGCGCCCACGCCTCCCCCTGGCCTCGGCTACAGTGGTAGCTTCTTCATCCAGGCAGTACCCGAACACCCGCACGATCCAGAAGCACTCTTCAACCTCATGTCGGGCATCCTAGGCCTGACACCTTTCCCCGGCGCTGAGGCGGCAGCATCCCGGTCTCCTCTGGACGCCTCTTTTCCCGCAGGCTCCGACGCCTTGCTGCCAGGTCCGCCAGACCTTTTCTCCCCGGATCCGGGCGCTGCTGCTTTCCCGGAGGCGTTCTGGGAGGCCTCGCCCTCGGCAGGCGCCCCCTCACAGTGCCTGTATGAGCCTCATCTCTCCGCACCCGACGTCAAGCCAGGCCTCCGGGCTCCTCCGGCTTCCCCTGCTCTGGACACTGCCTCGGCCTTCAAAGGTCCGTATTCTCCATGGGAGCTGCTCTCAGCCGGGGCTCCAGGGAGCTGTGGGTCACAAGGAGGCTACCAGGCCGCCCCGGAGGCCCGTTTCCCCACGACGGGGGCCAAGATTGAAGACCTGCTGTCCATCAGCTGCCCCGCAGAGCTGCCGGGTGGCCCTGCCAGCAGACTCTACACCATGGGGACCTACGATGCTTTCCCGCTGGCCCCGGGTGACTTAGGAGAAGGAGCCGAGAGCCTCCCGGGGCTCCTGACCCCTCctagtggggagggagggagtagCGGCGAAGGCGGAGAGTTTCTAGATGGTACGCAGCCTGAGCTTTCCCCGCTGGGCCTTCGCAGCGCCACGGCGGACTTCCCGAAACCTCTGGTGGCGGACATCCCCGGGAGCAGCGCTGTGCCCGAACCTCCTGTCCCGCCGCCGGCCCCGTTCCCCCCAGCCAAGGCGCGACGCAAGGGGCGCCGGGGCGGCAAGTGCAGCGCACGCTGCTTCTGCCCTCGGCCGCATGCAAAGGCGTTTGCTTGCCCGGTGGAGAGCTGTGTGCGCAGTTTCGCGCGCTCCGACGAGCTCAACCGCCACCTGCGCATCCACACGGGCCACAAGCCCTTCCAGTGCCGCATCTGCCTCCGCAACTTCAGCCGCAGCGACCACCTTACCACACACGTGCGCACgcacacgggcgagaagccctTTGCCTGCGACGTGTGCGGCCGCCGCTTCGCGCGCAGCGACGAGAAGAAACGGCACAGCAAGGTGCACCTCAAGCAGAAGGCGCGCGCCGAGGAGCGGCTCAAGGGCCTTGGCTTTTATTCGTTGGGCCTCTCCTTCGCAGCCCTGTAA
- the EGR4 gene encoding early growth response protein 4 isoform X2, producing the protein MLHLSEFSGPDALLVKSTEGCCSEPSTDLTRLPARDPPAATGYPAGDFLSWALSSCGAGEYLTDSCLLEGPAPTPPPGLGYSGSFFIQAVPEHPHDPEALFNLMSGILGLTPFPGAEAAASRSPLDASFPAGSDALLPGPPDLFSPDPGAAAFPEAFWEASPSAGAPSQCLYEPHLSAPDVKPGLRAPPASPALDTASAFKGPYSPWELLSAGAPGSCGSQGGYQAAPEARFPTTGAKIEDLLSISCPAELPGGPASRLYTMGTYDAFPLAPGDLGEGAESLPGLLTPPSGEGGSSGEGGEFLDGTQPELSPLGLRSATADFPKPLVADIPGSSAVPEPPVPPPAPFPPAKARRKGRRGGKCSARCFCPRPHAKAFACPVESCVRSFARSDELNRHLRIHTGHKPFQCRICLRNFSRSDHLTTHVRTHTGEKPFACDVCGRRFARSDEKKRHSKVHLKQKARAEERLKGLGFYSLGLSFAAL; encoded by the exons ATGCTCCACCTTAGCGAGTTTTCCGGCCCCGACGCGCTCCTAGTAAAGTCTACCGAGGGCTGTTGCTCTGAACCCAGTACCGACCTAACCCGGCTGCCCGCCAGGGACCCACCCGCAGCCACCGGCTATCCGGCAG GTGATTTCTTGAGCTGGGCCTTGAGCAGCTGTGGCGCCGGGGAGTACTTAACCGACTCCTGCCTCCTGGAGGGGCCTGCGCCCACGCCTCCCCCTGGCCTCGGCTACAGTGGTAGCTTCTTCATCCAGGCAGTACCCGAACACCCGCACGATCCAGAAGCACTCTTCAACCTCATGTCGGGCATCCTAGGCCTGACACCTTTCCCCGGCGCTGAGGCGGCAGCATCCCGGTCTCCTCTGGACGCCTCTTTTCCCGCAGGCTCCGACGCCTTGCTGCCAGGTCCGCCAGACCTTTTCTCCCCGGATCCGGGCGCTGCTGCTTTCCCGGAGGCGTTCTGGGAGGCCTCGCCCTCGGCAGGCGCCCCCTCACAGTGCCTGTATGAGCCTCATCTCTCCGCACCCGACGTCAAGCCAGGCCTCCGGGCTCCTCCGGCTTCCCCTGCTCTGGACACTGCCTCGGCCTTCAAAGGTCCGTATTCTCCATGGGAGCTGCTCTCAGCCGGGGCTCCAGGGAGCTGTGGGTCACAAGGAGGCTACCAGGCCGCCCCGGAGGCCCGTTTCCCCACGACGGGGGCCAAGATTGAAGACCTGCTGTCCATCAGCTGCCCCGCAGAGCTGCCGGGTGGCCCTGCCAGCAGACTCTACACCATGGGGACCTACGATGCTTTCCCGCTGGCCCCGGGTGACTTAGGAGAAGGAGCCGAGAGCCTCCCGGGGCTCCTGACCCCTCctagtggggagggagggagtagCGGCGAAGGCGGAGAGTTTCTAGATGGTACGCAGCCTGAGCTTTCCCCGCTGGGCCTTCGCAGCGCCACGGCGGACTTCCCGAAACCTCTGGTGGCGGACATCCCCGGGAGCAGCGCTGTGCCCGAACCTCCTGTCCCGCCGCCGGCCCCGTTCCCCCCAGCCAAGGCGCGACGCAAGGGGCGCCGGGGCGGCAAGTGCAGCGCACGCTGCTTCTGCCCTCGGCCGCATGCAAAGGCGTTTGCTTGCCCGGTGGAGAGCTGTGTGCGCAGTTTCGCGCGCTCCGACGAGCTCAACCGCCACCTGCGCATCCACACGGGCCACAAGCCCTTCCAGTGCCGCATCTGCCTCCGCAACTTCAGCCGCAGCGACCACCTTACCACACACGTGCGCACgcacacgggcgagaagccctTTGCCTGCGACGTGTGCGGCCGCCGCTTCGCGCGCAGCGACGAGAAGAAACGGCACAGCAAGGTGCACCTCAAGCAGAAGGCGCGCGCCGAGGAGCGGCTCAAGGGCCTTGGCTTTTATTCGTTGGGCCTCTCCTTCGCAGCCCTGTAA